The Saccharothrix variisporea genome has a segment encoding these proteins:
- a CDS encoding AAA family ATPase, translated as MTAKLHFTPPTGAPDLRPIADALRRQLSGVHLEPTAVGTVFRVTLGSGESVDVRLSAVPVPGTVNGRSTIEFEAANALPAARSTAVPQPIADHLAHYLSAAAVAPAGPGGAAEDGVRRLRGVPGQAVVSDIATRLRGADSVRRWAARHHGSADLGALRAITDSTSLILLSGDPGTGKSALMRQAAPACAAVLGEDVMFLQLNERLRGQGIQGRAGSELTAAIQTIADVSEQYALPTIVFLDEADAVASSRGSDDIGSGAQENLAIVDGLIVAIDRVAHRDGARVVFVMATNLVDRIDPAILRRASVYSFDRPDAAARREIVHDLLGDVLDGPALDRLDLALARSGLPLTAADIAGQVVARAVREASALDAPLRLERLVELATQAVASSPVRRA; from the coding sequence GTGACCGCGAAACTCCACTTCACCCCACCCACCGGAGCACCGGACCTGCGGCCGATCGCGGACGCGCTGCGCCGGCAGCTGAGCGGGGTGCACCTGGAGCCGACCGCCGTCGGCACCGTCTTCCGCGTCACGCTCGGCTCCGGCGAGTCCGTCGACGTGCGCCTGTCCGCGGTGCCGGTGCCGGGAACCGTCAACGGTCGCAGCACGATCGAGTTCGAAGCCGCCAACGCCCTGCCCGCCGCCCGCTCCACGGCGGTTCCCCAGCCGATCGCGGACCACCTCGCGCACTACCTCTCCGCGGCGGCGGTCGCGCCGGCCGGACCCGGCGGTGCGGCCGAGGACGGCGTGCGCCGCCTGCGCGGAGTGCCCGGACAGGCCGTCGTCTCCGACATCGCGACCCGGCTGCGCGGAGCCGACTCGGTGCGGCGGTGGGCGGCCCGCCACCACGGGTCGGCCGACCTCGGCGCCCTCCGCGCGATCACCGACAGCACGTCGCTGATCCTGCTCAGCGGCGACCCCGGAACGGGCAAGTCCGCGTTGATGCGGCAGGCGGCACCCGCGTGCGCCGCGGTCCTCGGCGAGGACGTCATGTTCCTCCAGCTCAACGAACGACTCCGCGGCCAGGGCATCCAGGGCCGGGCGGGCAGCGAGCTGACGGCCGCCATCCAGACGATCGCCGACGTGTCGGAGCAGTACGCGCTGCCCACGATCGTGTTCCTGGACGAGGCCGACGCGGTCGCCAGCTCACGCGGTTCCGACGACATCGGTTCCGGCGCGCAGGAGAACCTCGCGATCGTGGACGGACTCATCGTCGCCATCGACCGGGTCGCCCACCGGGACGGCGCACGGGTCGTCTTCGTGATGGCGACCAACCTGGTCGACCGCATCGATCCGGCCATCCTGCGCCGGGCTTCGGTCTACTCGTTCGACCGTCCGGACGCCGCGGCCCGGCGCGAGATCGTGCACGACCTGCTGGGGGACGTGCTGGACGGCCCCGCGCTCGACCGGCTCGACCTCGCCCTCGCCCGCTCCGGGCTGCCGCTGACCGCCGCGGACATCGCCGGCCAGGTCGTGGCCAGGGCGGTCAGGGAAGCATCCGCCCTGGACGCTCCCCTGCGGCTCGAGCGACTGGTCGAACTGGCGACGCAGGCGGTGGCGAGTTCGCCCGTGCGCCGGGCGTGA
- a CDS encoding dihydrolipoyl dehydrogenase family protein encodes MIVIGGGPVGENAAGRTAAGGLRTALVEAERVGGECSYWACMPSKALLRPGHALAAARRVPGVPVGERLDAAAVLKRRNEFTSNWDDSGQVDWAVGAGIEVVRGRGRLTGERTVEVGGRVLTARRAVIVCTGSVPRTPNLPGLADVEHWGSREATSAQEVPSSLVVLGGGVVGVEMAQAWARLGSAVTLVVSGERPLPKFEAFAGDLVADGLREDGVVLRTGVKATGVSGVDGSVTLSLSDGSSVSGEKLLVATGRQPATFDLGVEQFGFTAGDALPVDDTGRVEGVDWLYAAGDVTGRALLTHQGKYAARAVGTAVVTGAQNPQPWTASVATADHTAVPQVVFTDPEVAAVGWTEAQARDAGLDVRVVDLDIAVAGSSLHADGYKGKARMIVDERKRTLVGVTFAGPDTAELLHAATVAIVGEITVDRLWHAVPAYPTISEVWLRLLEAYGL; translated from the coding sequence GTGATCGTGATCGGCGGCGGACCGGTGGGGGAGAACGCCGCCGGCCGGACCGCCGCCGGCGGGCTGCGGACCGCCCTGGTGGAGGCCGAGCGCGTGGGCGGCGAGTGCTCGTACTGGGCGTGCATGCCCAGCAAGGCCCTGCTGCGCCCCGGTCACGCGCTGGCCGCCGCGCGCCGCGTGCCCGGCGTGCCGGTGGGCGAGCGGCTGGACGCCGCCGCGGTGCTCAAGCGCCGCAACGAGTTCACGTCGAACTGGGACGACTCCGGCCAGGTCGACTGGGCGGTCGGCGCGGGCATCGAGGTGGTGCGCGGGCGCGGGCGGCTGACCGGCGAGCGGACCGTCGAGGTCGGGGGTCGCGTCCTGACCGCCCGGCGGGCCGTGATCGTGTGCACCGGCAGCGTGCCCCGCACGCCGAACCTGCCCGGTCTCGCGGACGTCGAGCACTGGGGTTCGCGGGAGGCCACCTCGGCGCAGGAGGTGCCGTCGTCGCTGGTGGTGCTCGGCGGAGGGGTGGTCGGCGTCGAGATGGCGCAGGCGTGGGCGCGGCTGGGGTCGGCGGTGACGCTGGTGGTGTCCGGCGAACGGCCGCTGCCGAAGTTCGAGGCGTTCGCGGGCGACCTGGTGGCAGACGGGTTGCGCGAGGACGGCGTCGTGCTGCGCACGGGCGTGAAGGCGACCGGTGTGTCCGGTGTGGACGGATCGGTGACGCTGTCCCTTTCGGACGGTTCGTCCGTGTCGGGCGAGAAGCTGCTGGTGGCCACCGGGCGGCAGCCCGCGACCTTCGACCTCGGCGTCGAGCAGTTCGGCTTCACCGCCGGCGACGCGCTGCCCGTCGACGACACCGGCCGCGTCGAGGGCGTGGACTGGCTGTACGCGGCGGGCGACGTGACCGGCCGCGCCCTGCTCACCCACCAGGGCAAGTACGCGGCCCGCGCGGTCGGCACGGCCGTGGTGACCGGCGCCCAGAACCCCCAGCCGTGGACGGCGTCCGTGGCCACCGCCGACCACACGGCCGTCCCGCAGGTCGTGTTCACCGATCCCGAGGTCGCGGCGGTCGGGTGGACCGAGGCGCAGGCGCGTGACGCCGGCCTGGACGTGCGGGTGGTGGACCTGGACATCGCCGTCGCCGGGTCGTCCCTGCACGCCGATGGGTACAAGGGCAAGGCGCGCATGATCGTGGACGAGCGGAAGCGGACCTTGGTGGGCGTGACGTTCGCCGGACCCGACACCGCGGAGTTGTTGCACGCGGCGACGGTCGCGATCGTCGGGGAGATCACCGTGGACCGGTTGTGGCACGCGGTGCCGGCGTACCCGACGATCAGCGAGGTGTGGCTGCGGTTGCTTGAGGCGTATGGGCTCTGA
- a CDS encoding TetR/AcrR family transcriptional regulator has product MRRQPVQQRGAATVTAIVDACAQLLNQYDYDDITTARIVELAGVPIGSFYQYFPDKRSVVHALALRGMEEYLARVETLFTDGGLSANWREAVQQVVAVYLRMLVEMPGFGRVRFSDLFDGHRLDASVDQYELMAERLRELFVGRFSVRGDAPVALTFRMATQTADALFKLAERVAPDERSVVLRTADGVIMRMLAGVFDPA; this is encoded by the coding sequence ATGCGCCGTCAGCCTGTGCAGCAGCGGGGCGCCGCGACGGTGACCGCCATTGTCGACGCGTGCGCCCAGTTGCTGAACCAGTACGACTACGACGACATCACCACAGCCCGGATCGTCGAGTTGGCCGGCGTGCCAATCGGTTCGTTCTACCAATACTTCCCGGACAAGCGTTCCGTGGTGCACGCGTTGGCGCTGCGCGGCATGGAGGAGTACCTGGCCCGGGTGGAAACCCTGTTCACCGATGGCGGGCTGTCCGCGAACTGGCGGGAAGCGGTGCAGCAGGTGGTCGCGGTCTACCTGCGCATGCTCGTCGAGATGCCCGGGTTCGGCCGGGTGCGGTTCAGCGACCTGTTCGACGGCCACCGGCTCGACGCGAGCGTCGACCAGTACGAGCTGATGGCCGAGCGGCTGCGCGAGCTGTTCGTCGGCCGCTTCTCGGTGCGCGGCGACGCGCCCGTGGCCCTGACCTTCCGCATGGCGACCCAGACCGCGGACGCCCTGTTCAAGCTCGCCGAGCGGGTGGCGCCCGACGAGCGGTCGGTGGTCCTCCGCACCGCCGACGGCGTGATCATGCGCATGCTCGCCGGCGTGTTCGACCCTGCTTGA